In Hamadaea flava, a genomic segment contains:
- a CDS encoding class I SAM-dependent methyltransferase, which yields MDSEQLAALRSREGIAALADAEKLIDTDRLAAISTLRSHGYAAEVAGAALTQAVLRARAVAKFGADASRMLFTQAGLEQATRPIVATRRAARLAQAGVRRVTDLGCGIGSDAIAMARAGIAVHAVDADPVTADLAAHNLAALGLDAVVTCADVRDVPLHDVGAAFCDPARRQSGTGVRRTRRVFRPEDYSPPWDWVAQLPSQVPHTVLKLAPGFPAELLPDDCELELTSVDGDVVEAAAWFGPLARVPRRASVLKHRSVHELTGSGTLSGPVGPVGAYLYDPDGAVVRSHLVAEFARTVDGNLGDPDIAYVWTSACLPTPFGRCFAVDEVLPFSLKRLRAALRDRGVGRLEILKRGSALDVEQLRRDLRLSGDAEASLLLTKVAGRPVAVIAHAVA from the coding sequence GTGGACTCCGAACAGCTCGCCGCGCTGCGCTCCCGCGAAGGGATCGCCGCCCTGGCCGACGCGGAGAAGCTGATCGACACGGATCGGCTCGCCGCCATCAGCACGTTGCGTTCCCATGGGTACGCCGCCGAGGTCGCCGGCGCGGCGCTCACCCAGGCCGTCCTCCGGGCCCGAGCAGTGGCCAAGTTCGGCGCGGACGCCAGTCGCATGCTCTTCACCCAAGCAGGTCTGGAGCAGGCGACCCGGCCGATCGTCGCGACCCGGCGCGCCGCGCGGCTCGCTCAGGCGGGCGTACGCCGGGTGACCGATCTCGGCTGCGGAATCGGCTCGGACGCCATCGCGATGGCCCGAGCCGGAATCGCGGTGCACGCCGTCGACGCCGACCCGGTCACCGCCGACCTGGCCGCCCACAACCTGGCGGCGCTCGGCTTGGACGCCGTCGTGACCTGCGCCGACGTACGCGATGTGCCGCTGCACGACGTCGGGGCGGCCTTCTGCGACCCGGCTCGCCGGCAATCCGGCACAGGCGTACGCCGAACTCGCCGGGTCTTCCGTCCGGAGGACTACTCGCCGCCCTGGGACTGGGTCGCGCAGCTGCCCTCGCAAGTCCCCCACACCGTGCTGAAGCTGGCACCCGGCTTTCCTGCCGAACTGCTGCCCGACGACTGCGAACTGGAGCTGACCAGCGTCGACGGCGACGTCGTGGAAGCCGCCGCCTGGTTCGGACCGCTGGCTCGCGTACCACGACGGGCGTCGGTCCTGAAGCATCGGTCGGTGCACGAGCTGACCGGCTCGGGCACGTTGTCGGGACCGGTCGGCCCGGTCGGCGCGTACCTCTACGACCCGGACGGCGCGGTCGTGCGCTCCCACCTCGTGGCGGAGTTCGCCCGGACCGTAGACGGAAACCTCGGCGACCCCGACATCGCGTACGTGTGGACGTCTGCCTGTCTTCCGACGCCGTTCGGGCGCTGCTTCGCCGTCGACGAGGTGCTGCCGTTCTCGCTCAAGCGACTGCGCGCGGCGCTACGCGACCGGGGCGTCGGGCGGCTGGAGATCCTGAAACGCGGATCCGCCCTCGACGTCGAACAACTACGGCGCGACCTGCGGCTGTCCGGCGACGCCGAGGCGAGCCTGCTGCTGACCAAGGTCGCCGGGCGGCCGGTCGCGGTGATCGCCCACGCTGTTGCCTGA
- a CDS encoding WhiB family transcriptional regulator gives MTNVRRLPGPIADIWEWQHEGACRGRDSAQFFHPDGERGSSRGRRESAAKQVCRNCPVRAECAAHALVTHETYGVWGGFTETERLRLQMIGWKDLADRHSHQVDVPRLEARLARGIPAQRH, from the coding sequence ATGACCAACGTACGTAGGCTCCCAGGTCCGATAGCGGACATCTGGGAGTGGCAACACGAGGGTGCCTGTCGGGGACGAGACAGTGCGCAGTTCTTCCACCCGGACGGCGAACGGGGCTCCTCACGGGGGCGCCGGGAGTCCGCGGCGAAGCAGGTGTGCCGTAATTGTCCCGTTCGCGCAGAATGCGCAGCCCACGCGCTCGTCACTCACGAGACCTACGGCGTCTGGGGCGGTTTCACCGAGACCGAACGCCTCCGACTACAGATGATCGGCTGGAAGGACCTCGCCGACCGGCACAGCCACCAGGTCGACGTCCCCCGGCTCGAAGCCAGGCTGGCGCGGGGCATCCCCGCTCAACGCCACTGA
- a CDS encoding GuaB3 family IMP dehydrogenase-related protein, with protein sequence MRDTVEIGLGKAAQRGYHLDDVAIVPSRRTRDVDDVSTAWQLDAYRFEIPCAAHPSDATMSPDRVIELGRLGGLGILNVEGLWTRYEDPSKLLADLRTVVEAEEPVTPRLQEIYAEPIKPELITERVRVMREAGITVAVRVSPQHTLALAPVILDAGVDLLVIQGTVVSAEHVSTVDEPLNLKEFIADLDLPVIVGGCTNYQTALHLMRTGAAGVIVGLGADDDSTSDTVLGIRVPMATAIADAAAARRDYLDETGGRYVHLIADGDIHTSGDIARALACGADSVMLGAPLALAEGSPAGGLWWHSSASHPKLPRSAVGYYAEPMGSLDQVLYGPSDDPYGRMNLFGGLKRAMAKCGYRDVKEFQKVGLMLDR encoded by the coding sequence ATGCGTGACACCGTCGAGATCGGACTGGGTAAGGCCGCGCAGCGCGGTTATCACCTCGACGACGTGGCCATCGTGCCGAGCCGCCGGACCCGGGACGTCGACGACGTCTCCACCGCCTGGCAGCTCGACGCGTACCGGTTCGAGATCCCGTGCGCGGCGCATCCGAGCGACGCGACGATGTCGCCCGACCGGGTGATCGAGCTGGGCCGCCTCGGCGGTCTCGGCATCCTCAACGTCGAGGGGCTCTGGACACGTTACGAGGACCCCTCGAAGCTGCTGGCCGACCTGCGGACGGTCGTCGAGGCGGAGGAGCCGGTCACCCCGCGGCTGCAGGAGATCTACGCCGAGCCGATCAAGCCGGAGCTGATCACCGAGCGCGTACGCGTGATGCGGGAAGCCGGGATCACCGTGGCGGTCCGGGTGTCGCCGCAGCACACCTTGGCGCTCGCCCCGGTGATCCTGGACGCCGGCGTCGACCTGCTGGTCATCCAGGGCACCGTCGTCTCGGCGGAGCATGTCTCCACTGTGGATGAGCCGCTGAACCTCAAGGAGTTCATCGCCGACCTCGATCTGCCCGTGATCGTCGGCGGCTGCACGAACTACCAGACCGCGCTGCACCTGATGCGTACCGGTGCGGCCGGGGTCATCGTCGGTCTCGGCGCGGACGACGACTCCACGAGCGACACCGTCCTCGGCATCCGCGTTCCGATGGCGACGGCGATCGCGGACGCGGCGGCGGCCCGCCGGGACTACCTCGACGAGACCGGTGGCCGCTACGTCCACCTGATCGCCGACGGCGACATCCACACGTCCGGCGACATCGCGCGGGCGCTGGCCTGCGGAGCGGACTCGGTCATGCTGGGCGCGCCGCTCGCCTTGGCCGAGGGCTCGCCGGCCGGCGGCCTGTGGTGGCACTCGTCGGCGAGCCACCCGAAGCTGCCCCGCAGCGCGGTCGGCTACTACGCCGAGCCGATGGGCAGCCTGGACCAGGTGCTCTACGGGCCGTCCGACGACCCGTACGGCCGGATGAACCTGTTCGGCGGGCTCAAGCGCGCGATGGCCAAGTGCGGCTACCGCGACGTCAAGGAGTTCCAGAAGGTCGGTCTGATGCTCGACCGCTGA
- the guaB gene encoding IMP dehydrogenase encodes MELTGDGPIEIPLGLTFDDVLLVPGESDLIPSQVTTVTQITRNITLQIPLVSSAMDTVTEARMAIALARQGGLGVLHRNLSVEEQAAQVDLVKRSESGMITNPVTCSPDDTIRDVDTLCSRYRISGVPVVDGTGVLVGIVTNRDMRWVADKSARVVDVMTRMPLVTAQVGVSKEEAQQLLRRHKVEKLPLVDESGRLRGLITVKDFAKSEQYPLATKDSAGRLRVGAAVGVGEDGYKRAKALIEAGVDVLMVDTAHGHNRAVPELVARLKKETDIDIVGGNVATYAGARALVEAGVDAVKVGVGPGAICTTRIVAGVGVPQITAIMEAARAARPAGVPVIGDGGIQYSGDIAKAIVAGASTVMLGGLLAGCEESPGDLVFSNGKQFKAYRGMGSLGAMMARGPAAQSYSKDRYFQADVTQTDKLIPEGIEGQVPYRGPLATVAHQLVGGLRQAMFYCGADSVAELQKRGQLVRITSAGLKESHPHDIQMTVEAPNYQSR; translated from the coding sequence GTGGAGCTGACCGGCGACGGCCCAATCGAGATTCCGCTGGGATTGACCTTCGACGACGTGCTGCTCGTGCCGGGCGAATCGGACCTTATTCCGAGCCAGGTCACGACCGTCACACAGATCACGAGAAACATCACCCTCCAGATCCCGCTGGTCTCCAGCGCGATGGACACGGTGACCGAGGCCCGGATGGCGATCGCGCTCGCGCGCCAGGGCGGCCTCGGCGTACTGCACCGCAATCTCTCGGTCGAGGAGCAGGCGGCCCAGGTCGACCTGGTGAAGCGCTCCGAGTCCGGCATGATCACCAACCCCGTCACGTGTTCGCCCGACGACACCATCCGGGACGTCGACACGCTCTGCAGCCGGTACCGGATCTCCGGCGTACCGGTAGTGGACGGCACGGGCGTGCTCGTCGGCATCGTGACCAACCGCGACATGCGTTGGGTCGCCGACAAGTCGGCCCGCGTCGTCGACGTCATGACGCGGATGCCGCTGGTCACCGCGCAGGTCGGCGTGTCCAAGGAGGAGGCGCAGCAGCTGTTGCGCCGCCACAAGGTGGAGAAGCTGCCGCTGGTCGACGAGTCCGGCCGGCTGCGGGGCCTCATCACGGTCAAGGACTTCGCCAAGAGCGAGCAGTACCCGTTGGCGACGAAGGACTCGGCGGGCCGCCTGCGGGTCGGCGCGGCGGTCGGCGTCGGCGAGGACGGCTACAAGCGGGCGAAGGCGCTGATCGAGGCCGGCGTCGACGTGCTCATGGTGGACACCGCGCACGGGCACAACCGCGCGGTTCCGGAGCTGGTCGCTCGGCTCAAGAAGGAGACCGACATCGACATCGTCGGCGGCAACGTCGCGACGTACGCCGGCGCCCGGGCGCTGGTCGAGGCGGGCGTCGACGCGGTCAAGGTCGGCGTCGGGCCGGGCGCGATCTGCACGACGCGAATCGTCGCCGGGGTGGGCGTACCGCAGATCACGGCGATCATGGAGGCCGCCCGGGCCGCTCGTCCGGCCGGCGTGCCCGTGATCGGCGACGGCGGCATCCAGTACTCGGGCGACATCGCGAAGGCGATCGTGGCCGGGGCCAGCACCGTCATGCTGGGCGGCCTGCTGGCCGGCTGCGAGGAGTCGCCGGGCGACCTCGTCTTCTCCAACGGCAAGCAGTTCAAGGCGTACCGGGGGATGGGGTCGCTGGGCGCGATGATGGCGCGGGGACCGGCGGCGCAGTCCTACTCCAAGGACCGCTACTTCCAGGCCGACGTTACCCAGACCGACAAGCTCATCCCCGAGGGCATCGAGGGCCAGGTGCCCTACCGCGGCCCGCTGGCGACCGTCGCCCACCAGCTCGTGGGCGGGCTGCGTCAGGCCATGTTCTACTGTGGCGCGGACAGCGTGGCCGAGCTGCAGAAGCGCGGTCAGCTGGTCCGGATCACCTCGGCGGGGCTCAAGGAGAGCCATCCGCACGACATCCAGATGACCGTCGAAGCCCCGAATTATCAATCCCGCTGA
- a CDS encoding response regulator transcription factor produces the protein MQTVLVCVRSAQAAQGVATCAQRLGVMPAVRTAVTAHDALTQLTTEPAEIILVDTALTRPDTVGFTRRALQVSPRATLVLFGLEDPQIARAAIEAGARGLIGGADGDVVSAAAKALLLVIVRYATAPAARPPDPAWATRPTNGGPGVPGGTMRWPANGAPAAATRSVGLPTMVPAQRSDLPDDTRLPSPLRPTRSTTLTERELQVLRGMADGRSNAEIGRELFVSEDTVKTHARRLFRKLGARDRAHAVAAGFRAGLVN, from the coding sequence GTGCAGACCGTCCTCGTATGCGTCCGCTCCGCCCAGGCGGCACAAGGCGTCGCCACCTGTGCCCAACGGCTCGGCGTCATGCCCGCCGTCCGTACCGCCGTGACCGCTCATGACGCGCTCACGCAGCTCACGACCGAGCCCGCCGAGATCATCCTGGTGGACACGGCACTCACCCGGCCGGACACGGTCGGCTTCACCCGTCGCGCGCTTCAGGTCTCGCCCCGCGCCACCCTGGTGCTCTTCGGCCTCGAAGACCCCCAGATCGCCCGGGCGGCGATAGAGGCCGGCGCGCGTGGACTCATCGGCGGAGCCGACGGCGACGTCGTCAGCGCGGCGGCCAAAGCCCTGCTGCTAGTCATCGTCCGGTACGCCACCGCACCGGCTGCCCGCCCACCCGATCCGGCGTGGGCCACCCGCCCCACCAACGGCGGGCCGGGCGTACCGGGCGGAACCATGCGCTGGCCGGCCAACGGCGCACCCGCCGCGGCGACGCGCAGCGTCGGCCTGCCGACCATGGTTCCCGCTCAGCGCTCCGACCTGCCGGACGACACGCGGCTCCCCTCACCGCTGCGCCCGACCCGCTCGACCACCCTCACCGAGCGGGAACTGCAGGTCTTACGCGGCATGGCTGACGGCCGCAGCAACGCCGAGATCGGCCGGGAGCTGTTCGTCTCGGAGGACACGGTCAAGACGCACGCCCGGCGGTTGTTCCGCAAGCTGGGCGCGCGGGACCGGGCTCATGCCGTGGCGGCCGGATTCCGGGCCGGCTTGGTCAACTAG
- a CDS encoding molybdopterin-dependent oxidoreductase: MTKLRAAFAGVTAALVAVGLAELVAVFTGPRSAPLVAVDGWVIDHVPEWLKQFAISVFGTNDKLALLTGTAVVLLLIAAGIGLLARRSVALGVTGISLFALVGAVAALTREGATIAWVLPSVVGGAAAALTLYLLVRTEQRPESESSDRRTFLKLAGLTAAGAVVAGLAGRALADRRGVAEARAQVELPAPAGSPAPAPSTLPADYATSNKDFYRIDTSLIVPQVDPDTWNLRIHGAVDHEFTITFADLLAMPMIERYVTLACVSNEVGGDLIGNARWLGVPVKTLLERAGPHAGADQVVQRAVDGWTCGTPTQVLLDGRDAMLAVGMNGEPLPVEHGFPVRMVVPGLYGYVSACKWITELEVTTFAEFDAYWVRRGWSAQAPIKTQSRIDTPTGSKRAGELTIAGVAWAQHRGIAKVEVQISTAAQAGRWQEAELLDTVSIDTWKQWRLPWSATPGEYTLTVRATDATGQTQTEQRSSVEPDGATGWHSVRVRVT, from the coding sequence ATGACGAAGCTTCGGGCCGCCTTCGCCGGGGTGACGGCCGCCCTCGTCGCCGTCGGCCTGGCCGAACTGGTCGCCGTCTTCACCGGGCCGCGCAGCGCGCCGCTGGTCGCGGTGGACGGGTGGGTGATCGACCATGTCCCGGAGTGGCTCAAACAGTTCGCGATCAGCGTCTTCGGCACCAACGACAAGCTCGCCCTGCTGACCGGCACGGCCGTCGTACTCCTGCTCATCGCGGCGGGCATCGGCCTGCTGGCTCGCCGCTCGGTCGCCCTCGGCGTCACCGGAATCTCGCTTTTCGCGCTGGTCGGAGCGGTCGCTGCGCTCACTCGCGAGGGCGCGACGATCGCGTGGGTCCTGCCCTCGGTGGTCGGTGGCGCCGCCGCGGCGCTCACTCTCTATCTCCTGGTACGCACAGAGCAGCGGCCCGAGTCCGAGAGCAGCGATCGGCGTACCTTTCTGAAGCTGGCCGGGCTGACGGCGGCCGGTGCCGTGGTGGCGGGCCTGGCCGGGCGAGCCCTTGCGGATCGGCGCGGAGTGGCCGAAGCCCGTGCTCAGGTCGAGCTGCCCGCCCCGGCGGGTTCCCCGGCCCCCGCACCGTCCACATTGCCCGCCGATTATGCGACGAGCAACAAGGACTTCTACCGGATCGACACGTCGCTGATCGTGCCGCAGGTCGACCCGGACACCTGGAACCTGCGCATCCACGGCGCGGTCGACCACGAATTCACGATCACGTTCGCCGACCTGCTGGCGATGCCGATGATCGAGCGTTACGTGACCTTGGCCTGCGTATCCAACGAGGTCGGCGGCGACTTGATCGGCAACGCGCGGTGGCTCGGCGTACCCGTCAAGACCCTGTTGGAGCGGGCAGGCCCGCACGCGGGCGCGGACCAGGTGGTGCAGCGGGCCGTGGACGGGTGGACCTGTGGCACCCCGACGCAGGTGTTGCTCGACGGCCGGGACGCGATGCTGGCGGTGGGGATGAACGGCGAGCCGCTGCCGGTGGAGCACGGTTTCCCGGTACGCATGGTGGTGCCCGGCCTGTACGGCTACGTGAGCGCCTGCAAGTGGATCACCGAGCTGGAGGTGACCACGTTCGCCGAGTTCGACGCCTATTGGGTACGCCGTGGCTGGTCCGCGCAGGCGCCGATCAAGACGCAGTCGCGCATCGACACGCCGACCGGGTCGAAGCGCGCCGGTGAGCTGACGATCGCCGGTGTGGCCTGGGCGCAGCATCGCGGCATCGCCAAGGTCGAGGTGCAGATCAGCACCGCGGCTCAGGCCGGCCGGTGGCAGGAGGCCGAGCTGCTCGACACCGTCTCGATCGACACCTGGAAGCAGTGGCGACTGCCCTGGTCGGCGACGCCCGGTGAGTACACCTTGACTGTTCGTGCGACCGACGCGACCGGGCAGACGCAGACCGAGCAGCGCAGTTCCGTCGAGCCGGACGGCGCTACCGGCTGGCACTCCGTCCGCGTACGCGTGACGTGA
- a CDS encoding DUF5319 domain-containing protein has protein sequence MHDEPLDPFHGDPADPAANLGDPDGDEFDELSPEEREDLMEDLGELEVFQVLLSPRGIRGLVIDCQDCQEPHYFDWDLLRGNLRHLLDSGRPRVHEPAYDPDPDHYVSWEYARGYSDAVADLAENG, from the coding sequence GTGCACGATGAGCCGCTCGATCCCTTCCACGGCGATCCGGCCGACCCGGCCGCCAACCTCGGCGACCCGGACGGTGACGAGTTCGACGAACTGTCGCCGGAGGAGCGGGAAGACCTCATGGAGGACCTCGGCGAGCTCGAGGTCTTCCAGGTTCTGCTGTCTCCGCGGGGCATTCGCGGGCTCGTCATCGACTGCCAGGACTGCCAGGAACCGCATTACTTCGACTGGGACCTGCTGCGCGGCAATCTACGTCATCTGCTCGACTCCGGCCGGCCGCGTGTCCACGAGCCGGCGTACGATCCCGACCCCGATCACTACGTGAGCTGGGAGTACGCCCGCGGCTACAGCGACGCCGTGGCCGACCTCGCCGAGAACGGCTGA
- the groES gene encoding co-chaperone GroES has translation MLVTTATKVAIRPLEDRILVQANEAETTTASGLVIPDTAKEKPQEGTVLAVGPGRFDDKGARIPVDVQVGDTVVYSKYGGTEIKYAGEEYLVLSARDVLAVIEK, from the coding sequence ATGCTCGTGACTACCGCGACGAAGGTTGCGATCAGGCCGCTCGAGGACCGCATCCTGGTCCAGGCGAACGAGGCTGAGACGACCACCGCGTCGGGGCTCGTTATCCCCGACACCGCCAAGGAGAAGCCGCAGGAGGGCACCGTCCTCGCCGTCGGCCCCGGCCGCTTCGACGACAAGGGCGCTCGGATCCCGGTCGACGTGCAGGTCGGCGACACCGTCGTCTACTCGAAGTACGGCGGCACCGAGATCAAGTACGCCGGCGAGGAGTACCTGGTGCTCTCCGCCCGCGACGTCCTCGCGGTCATCGAGAAGTGA
- the ybaK gene encoding Cys-tRNA(Pro) deacylase, giving the protein MASQGTPATALLAKQKIAHTLHPYDVSPDAPNYGALVADAIGADPARVFKTLVTEVDGGLTVAVVPVTGELDLKALASAAGGKRAALADRAVAERATGYVRGGISPLGQRKRLPTVIDATALAGSTVYVSAGKRGLQVQLSPDDLVRLTGATVAPIASA; this is encoded by the coding sequence GTGGCAAGCCAAGGGACCCCGGCGACCGCACTGCTGGCCAAGCAGAAGATCGCGCACACGTTGCACCCGTACGACGTGTCCCCCGACGCGCCGAACTATGGCGCGCTCGTCGCCGACGCGATCGGAGCGGACCCGGCTCGTGTCTTCAAGACGCTGGTCACCGAGGTCGACGGCGGGCTGACGGTGGCCGTCGTCCCGGTCACCGGCGAACTGGACCTCAAGGCGCTCGCCTCGGCCGCCGGCGGCAAGCGGGCCGCGCTGGCCGACCGTGCGGTCGCTGAGCGTGCGACCGGATATGTCCGGGGTGGCATCAGCCCGCTCGGCCAGCGCAAGCGGCTGCCGACCGTGATCGACGCGACCGCCCTGGCCGGGTCCACCGTGTACGTCAGCGCCGGCAAGCGGGGCCTGCAGGTGCAGCTCTCGCCCGACGACCTCGTACGCCTCACCGGCGCGACGGTCGCACCCATCGCCTCCGCCTAG
- the groL gene encoding chaperonin GroEL (60 kDa chaperone family; promotes refolding of misfolded polypeptides especially under stressful conditions; forms two stacked rings of heptamers to form a barrel-shaped 14mer; ends can be capped by GroES; misfolded proteins enter the barrel where they are refolded when GroES binds), whose translation MAKILSFSDDARHLLEHGVDALADAVKVTLGPRGRNVVLDKKFGAPTITNDGVTIAKEIELTNPYENLGAALVKEVATKTNDVAGDGTTTATVLAQAMVHEGLRNVTAGTNPSGLKRGIDIAAARVSEELLGKAVQVNDRQEIAQVATISAQDATIGDLIAEAMERVGRDGVITVEDGSTMQTELEVTEGLQFDKGFISPHFTTDAEAGEAVLEDAYLLITTQKISAIEELLPVLEKVVQANRPLLIVAEDVDGQALSTLVVNAIRKTVKVCAVKAPAFGDRRKAMLQDLAILTGGELIAPELGYKLDAVGLEQLGQARRIVVDKDTTTLVDGNGSEGEVKGRVDQIRAEIAASDSDWDREKLQERLAKLAGGVAVIKVGAATEVELKERKHRIEDAISATRAAVEEGIVPGGGAALAQIATVLDEGIGLTGDEAIGVSIVRKALDEPLRWIAQNAGHDGYVVVQKVRESGWGEGLDAANGSYVDLVKSGIVDPVKVTRNAVVNAASIAGLLLTTESLVVEKPKEAAPANGHGHSHGHGHQHGPGF comes from the coding sequence ATGGCGAAGATTCTGAGCTTCTCGGATGACGCCCGGCACCTGCTCGAGCACGGGGTCGACGCGCTCGCCGACGCGGTCAAGGTCACCCTCGGCCCGCGCGGACGCAACGTCGTGCTGGACAAGAAGTTCGGGGCTCCGACGATCACCAATGACGGCGTGACCATCGCCAAGGAGATCGAGCTGACCAACCCGTACGAGAACCTGGGTGCGGCACTGGTCAAGGAGGTCGCGACCAAGACGAACGACGTCGCCGGCGACGGCACGACGACCGCGACCGTCCTCGCCCAGGCCATGGTCCACGAGGGTCTGCGCAACGTCACCGCCGGGACGAACCCGTCGGGCCTCAAGCGGGGCATCGACATCGCGGCCGCGCGGGTGAGCGAGGAACTGCTCGGCAAGGCCGTGCAGGTGAACGACCGCCAGGAGATCGCCCAGGTAGCGACGATCTCGGCGCAGGACGCGACGATCGGCGATCTGATCGCCGAGGCGATGGAGCGGGTCGGCCGTGACGGTGTCATCACCGTCGAAGACGGCTCGACCATGCAGACCGAGCTTGAGGTCACCGAGGGTCTGCAATTCGACAAGGGCTTCATCTCGCCGCACTTCACGACTGATGCGGAGGCGGGCGAGGCGGTCCTGGAGGACGCCTACCTGCTGATCACCACGCAGAAGATCTCGGCCATCGAGGAACTCCTGCCGGTGCTCGAGAAGGTCGTGCAGGCCAACCGCCCGCTGCTGATCGTGGCCGAGGACGTCGACGGCCAGGCGCTGTCGACGCTCGTGGTCAACGCGATCCGCAAGACCGTCAAGGTCTGCGCGGTCAAGGCCCCGGCGTTCGGCGACCGCCGCAAGGCGATGCTGCAGGACCTGGCGATCCTCACCGGTGGCGAGCTGATCGCGCCCGAGCTGGGCTACAAGCTCGACGCGGTCGGCCTGGAGCAGCTCGGCCAGGCCCGGCGAATCGTCGTGGACAAGGACACGACCACGCTCGTCGACGGCAACGGGTCCGAGGGCGAGGTCAAGGGCCGGGTCGACCAGATCCGGGCCGAGATCGCGGCGTCCGACTCCGACTGGGACCGGGAGAAGCTGCAGGAGCGGCTGGCCAAGCTGGCCGGCGGCGTCGCGGTGATCAAGGTCGGCGCGGCCACCGAGGTCGAGCTGAAGGAGCGCAAGCACCGCATCGAGGACGCCATCTCGGCGACCCGCGCGGCGGTCGAGGAGGGCATCGTGCCCGGTGGCGGCGCCGCGCTGGCGCAGATCGCCACCGTGCTCGATGAGGGCATCGGCCTGACCGGCGACGAGGCCATCGGCGTCTCGATCGTGCGCAAGGCGCTGGACGAGCCGCTGCGCTGGATCGCCCAGAACGCCGGGCACGACGGCTACGTCGTCGTGCAGAAGGTCCGCGAGAGCGGCTGGGGCGAGGGCCTGGACGCGGCGAACGGTTCCTATGTGGACCTCGTCAAGTCCGGCATCGTCGACCCGGTGAAGGTGACCCGCAACGCGGTCGTCAACGCCGCCTCCATCGCGGGGCTGCTGCTGACCACCGAGTCGCTCGTGGTCGAGAAGCCTAAGGAGGCGGCCCCGGCCAACGGCCATGGGCACTCGCACGGGCACGGCCACCAGCACGGTCCGGGTTTCTGA